The following are encoded together in the Lathyrus oleraceus cultivar Zhongwan6 chromosome 3, CAAS_Psat_ZW6_1.0, whole genome shotgun sequence genome:
- the LOC127127293 gene encoding non-specific lipid-transfer protein 1 yields MASSMLIKVTCLAMICLVFGIPLANAGQSCGQIKGSLVPCLRYLRHPGPTVPELCCNGVRTVNDQAKSLPERKDACECIKSTLIAIPGLDPDAVQGLPNKCGVNLPFPIGANMDCSKLGGVAH; encoded by the exons ATGGCTAGCTCAATGCTTATCAAGGTTACTTGCTTGGCTATGATATGCTTGGTTTTTGGTATTCCCTTAGCCAATGCTGGGCAATCATGTGGTCAAATAAAAGGTTCCTTAGTACCATGCCTTAGGTACCTTAGGCACCCAGGACCAACTGTCCCTGAACTATGTTGTAATGGTGTTAGGACTGTTAATGACCAAGCCAAATCTCTTCCTGAACGTAAAGATGCCTGTGAATGCATCAAATCAACATTAATCGCCATACCTGGACTCGATCCTGATGCTGTTCAGGGTCTTCCTAACAAATGTGGAGTCAATTTGCCTTTCCCAATTGGTGCTAACATGGATTGTAGCAA GTTAGGGGGCGTGGCACACTGA